One region of Nitrospira sp. genomic DNA includes:
- a CDS encoding integration host factor subunit alpha, which produces MRKADIANEIFKQVGVSKNDAADIVELVLNLLKGVLQKGDAVKIAGFGNFVVRSKGARKGRNPRTGEEIGITPRRVVTFRPSQVFKKYVNS; this is translated from the coding sequence ATGAGAAAGGCGGATATCGCGAACGAAATCTTCAAGCAGGTTGGGGTGTCTAAAAACGATGCAGCCGATATCGTCGAACTCGTGCTCAATCTGCTGAAGGGGGTGCTCCAAAAAGGTGATGCGGTCAAGATTGCGGGATTCGGAAATTTTGTCGTTCGAAGCAAAGGGGCCCGGAAGGGACGCAATCCTCGAACCGGTGAAGAAATCGGGATTACTCCCCGTCGAGTGGTCACGTTTCGTCCCAGTCAGGTCTTTAAAAAGTACGTAAATTCCTAA
- a CDS encoding cysteine--tRNA ligase, with translation MLRVYNTLTGHKDPFEPMVPGMVRMYVCGVTVYDYCHIGHARSALVFDVLRRHLEYSGLIVEFAKNFTDVDDKIIKRANEQGVSCEHITTTFIKAYYDDMDKLGVRRATLEPRATEHIADIVALVDALMAKGMAYRVERDVYFQVDRYPVYGRLSKRKMDDLQAGARVDVDERKRHPMDFALWKGSKPGEPSWDSPWGPGRPGWHIECSAMAMRHLGETFDIHGGGMDLIFPHHENEIAQSCGATGKEFARYWVHNGFVQINHEKMSKSLGNFFTIREIFEKSEWPDAVTGEMLRYFLLSTHYRSPLDFSDQALAEAKNALNGFYDLFDRLKETAPVHGTADVPLRDATVRMRQAFVDAMDDDLNTPNAIAALQKLRGETNKALEAGLSGDTRRVVREEFRTLGAVLGLLQSDDWQFKSQAKQPASGTSVGEKSGLSDEEIAAKIAARLAAKQSKHYKLADQLRAELASHGITIEDRPDGTSRWKR, from the coding sequence ATGCTGCGTGTCTACAATACGCTGACTGGTCACAAAGACCCGTTTGAACCGATGGTGCCCGGCATGGTCCGCATGTATGTGTGCGGAGTCACCGTGTATGACTATTGTCACATCGGCCATGCTCGCAGTGCCTTGGTGTTTGATGTGTTGCGGCGGCACCTGGAATACTCCGGCTTGATCGTAGAGTTTGCGAAGAACTTTACGGATGTCGATGACAAAATCATCAAACGCGCCAACGAGCAAGGGGTGAGTTGCGAGCACATCACTACGACATTCATCAAGGCGTATTACGACGACATGGACAAGCTCGGGGTTCGACGGGCTACGCTTGAGCCGAGGGCAACGGAGCACATCGCCGATATTGTCGCCCTGGTCGATGCCTTGATGGCCAAGGGGATGGCCTACCGCGTCGAAAGGGATGTCTATTTTCAAGTGGATCGGTATCCGGTGTATGGTCGCCTCTCCAAGCGAAAGATGGATGATTTGCAGGCGGGCGCACGCGTGGATGTGGATGAGCGCAAACGTCACCCCATGGATTTTGCGCTGTGGAAAGGCAGTAAGCCTGGTGAGCCGTCATGGGACAGTCCATGGGGGCCTGGTCGTCCAGGCTGGCATATCGAATGCTCGGCGATGGCGATGCGGCATCTTGGAGAAACCTTCGATATTCACGGCGGCGGGATGGATCTGATCTTCCCGCATCACGAGAACGAGATTGCACAGTCGTGCGGCGCGACCGGCAAAGAATTCGCGCGGTATTGGGTGCACAACGGTTTTGTCCAGATCAACCACGAGAAGATGTCCAAGTCCCTGGGCAATTTCTTTACGATCCGCGAAATTTTTGAAAAGTCTGAATGGCCTGACGCGGTGACGGGCGAGATGTTGCGATACTTCCTGCTCTCCACGCACTATCGCAGCCCATTGGATTTTTCCGATCAAGCCCTGGCGGAAGCGAAGAATGCGCTCAACGGATTTTATGACCTCTTCGACCGGCTCAAGGAGACGGCTCCTGTGCACGGGACTGCGGATGTCCCCTTGCGCGACGCAACGGTGCGGATGCGGCAGGCCTTTGTTGACGCCATGGATGACGACCTGAACACTCCCAACGCCATCGCAGCCCTGCAAAAGCTACGCGGGGAAACCAACAAAGCGCTCGAGGCCGGATTGTCTGGCGACACACGTCGCGTCGTGCGAGAAGAGTTTCGGACATTGGGGGCGGTGCTTGGGCTGCTGCAATCGGACGACTGGCAATTTAAGAGCCAGGCCAAACAGCCCGCCTCAGGGACATCTGTCGGTGAGAAGTCTGGCTTGTCGGATGAGGAGATTGCTGCGAAGATCGCCGCACGACTCGCCGCGAAACAATCGAAACACTACAAGCTTGCCGACCAGCTCAGAGCCGAGCTGGCTTCCCATGGCATTACGATCGAGGATCGGCCAGATGGCACCAGCCGCTGGAAGCGATAA
- a CDS encoding citramalate synthase yields the protein MPSLTAVQASALEIYDTTLRDGAQAEDVSFSVEDKLRVAQQLDALGVHFIEGGWPGANPKDIEFFRQIKTIPFRNATVVAFGSTRKASNPVRKDKNLQALLDSGTPTITLFGKSWSFQVTDALGIALAKNLELIEDSIHYLRSKNRRVFYDAEHFFDGYKANPDYALQTIRRAIAGGAERVILCDTNGGTMPWEIREICRVVKQECPVPLGIHAHNDSEMAVANSLVAVESGILQVQGTINGIGERCGNANLCSIIPNLQLKMQRPALGDNLAHLKDVSGFVTEIANLMPNKRQPYVGDAAFAHKGGVHIHAVLKNAATYEHIDPAVVGNRRRILVSDYAGRSGLLEKVEAYGISLTKNHAKLQELVETLKERESQGYQFEGAEGSFELLMRNAMGSHRPSFKLLGFRVIVEKKQEHGLLLSEATVMVQVGDVVEHTAAVGAGPVNALDHALRKALEKFYPQLREVKLLDYKVRVLSAEKGTESKVRVLIESGDHKDKWGTVGVSENIMEASWQALADSIEYKLLLADR from the coding sequence ATGCCGAGCCTCACCGCTGTGCAGGCATCGGCGTTGGAAATTTACGACACGACGTTACGAGACGGCGCCCAGGCCGAAGACGTGAGTTTTTCCGTGGAGGATAAGCTTCGGGTGGCGCAGCAGCTCGACGCGCTCGGGGTGCACTTCATCGAGGGTGGGTGGCCAGGGGCGAATCCTAAGGACATTGAGTTTTTCCGGCAGATCAAAACCATTCCGTTTCGGAATGCGACCGTCGTTGCGTTCGGCTCGACGAGGAAAGCCAGCAACCCGGTTCGTAAAGACAAAAATCTTCAGGCGCTGCTGGATTCGGGCACGCCGACCATCACCCTGTTCGGCAAGAGTTGGTCGTTTCAGGTGACGGATGCGTTGGGAATCGCCCTTGCCAAGAATCTAGAACTCATCGAAGACTCTATTCATTATTTGCGATCCAAGAATCGGCGGGTGTTTTATGACGCCGAACATTTTTTCGACGGCTATAAGGCGAATCCTGATTATGCACTGCAAACCATCCGTCGAGCGATTGCCGGCGGAGCCGAGCGTGTGATCTTGTGCGATACGAACGGCGGGACCATGCCGTGGGAGATTCGCGAGATTTGCCGGGTGGTCAAGCAGGAATGTCCCGTGCCGTTAGGCATCCATGCGCACAATGACAGTGAAATGGCCGTTGCCAACTCGCTGGTAGCCGTGGAGTCGGGTATTTTGCAGGTGCAGGGCACGATCAATGGCATTGGTGAACGGTGTGGGAATGCGAATTTGTGCTCGATCATTCCGAACCTGCAATTAAAAATGCAACGGCCGGCGCTTGGAGACAACCTGGCCCACTTGAAGGACGTGTCAGGTTTCGTCACGGAGATCGCCAACCTCATGCCGAACAAACGGCAGCCCTACGTCGGGGATGCGGCGTTTGCGCACAAGGGGGGCGTGCATATTCATGCGGTCCTCAAGAACGCGGCGACGTACGAACATATTGATCCAGCCGTCGTCGGCAACCGTCGGCGGATTCTCGTCTCAGACTATGCAGGCCGGAGCGGGCTCTTGGAAAAAGTCGAGGCCTATGGCATTTCGTTGACCAAGAACCATGCGAAGTTACAAGAGTTGGTGGAGACGCTCAAAGAGCGGGAAAGCCAGGGCTATCAATTCGAAGGTGCCGAGGGGTCTTTCGAATTGTTGATGCGCAACGCGATGGGCAGTCATCGTCCGTCGTTCAAATTACTGGGTTTTCGTGTGATTGTTGAAAAGAAGCAAGAGCACGGGCTCCTGTTGTCGGAAGCGACGGTCATGGTGCAGGTCGGCGATGTGGTCGAGCATACGGCGGCTGTAGGCGCTGGCCCGGTGAATGCGCTCGACCATGCGCTCCGCAAAGCCTTGGAAAAGTTCTATCCGCAGCTCCGCGAAGTGAAATTGCTCGACTATAAAGTGCGGGTGTTGTCGGCTGAGAAGGGCACGGAATCGAAGGTGCGCGTGTTGATCGAGTCTGGAGATCACAAGGATAAATGGGGCACAGTCGGGGTGTCGGAAAACATCATGGAAGCGAGCTGGCAGGCGCTGGCAGACAGCATCGAGTATAAATTGTTGCTCGCCGACCGGTAG
- the surE gene encoding 5'/3'-nucleotidase SurE, producing MARVRILVTNDDGIASPGIHAVATALGALGEVWIVAPDRERTAVGHAVTLHKPLRITKMAPRVFMVNGTPVDCVNLALLKVMPHQPALIVSGINRGVNLGDDVMYSGTVSGALEGTMFGIPSVAVSQEGEDTFRFEVGARYATRVASEVLVHGLPPETILNVNIPDVPLRGIKGVKVTCLSRRRFNNPIVEKVDPRGRKYYWIAGTRQSWSRQQDADHEALARHMVSVTPIRLDTTHHTMLAHFKTWEGTLSRPLVARTQVRRRSSRRPQS from the coding sequence GTGGCGCGTGTACGGATCCTTGTAACCAACGACGACGGCATTGCGTCTCCTGGGATTCATGCGGTGGCGACCGCACTCGGTGCGTTGGGGGAGGTGTGGATCGTCGCACCGGATCGAGAGCGGACTGCTGTCGGGCATGCAGTGACGTTGCACAAACCGCTTCGCATCACCAAAATGGCTCCCCGGGTCTTCATGGTTAATGGGACCCCGGTGGATTGTGTCAATCTTGCCCTGCTCAAGGTCATGCCCCATCAGCCTGCGCTCATCGTGTCGGGTATCAATCGCGGCGTGAATCTCGGCGATGATGTGATGTATTCCGGCACGGTGTCGGGTGCCTTGGAAGGGACGATGTTCGGCATCCCGTCGGTGGCCGTCTCACAGGAGGGCGAGGACACGTTTCGTTTCGAGGTCGGGGCCCGGTATGCGACTCGGGTGGCGTCGGAAGTGCTGGTTCACGGACTACCGCCGGAAACGATCTTGAATGTGAATATCCCGGACGTCCCCTTGCGGGGGATCAAGGGCGTGAAGGTGACCTGTCTCAGTCGGCGCCGCTTCAATAATCCCATCGTGGAGAAGGTCGATCCGAGAGGGCGGAAGTATTATTGGATCGCCGGGACACGGCAATCGTGGAGTCGGCAACAGGATGCCGATCACGAAGCCTTGGCGCGCCATATGGTTTCGGTCACGCCGATCCGCCTCGATACGACCCATCACACCATGCTGGCGCACTTCAAAACCTGGGAAGGGACGCTCTCGCGCCCGTTGGTAGCACGGACACAGGTGCGCCGGCGTTCGTCAAGGAGGCCTCAGTCATGA
- a CDS encoding aspartate kinase: MALIVQKYGGTSVGNVERIHRVAERVERAQKDGHQVVVVLSAMSGETDRLLKLAHEATNSPDERELDMLLSTGERVTIALLAMELRGRGVNARSFTGRQVGIHTDSAHTKARISRVTAERIKEALAGGVIPVVAGFQGINASSDVTTLGRGGSDLTAVALAAALKADRCIIYTDVDGVYTADPNIVPAARRLDKISYEEMLEMASLGAKVLQSRSVEFAAKYSVPVEVNSSFKEGKGTLVTREDADMEGVMVSGVTGDRNQAKITIVGVPDRPGIAARVFGAVANANIVVDMIIQNVSQASMTDISFTVPKPDLRKAVDLVQRLSEEIGARSVAVTESIAKVSLIGVGMRSHSGVAAKMFEVLSREGVNIMMISTSEIKISCVIEEKYLELAMRTLHTAFGLDRVSAPALG; this comes from the coding sequence GTGGCACTCATTGTTCAAAAATACGGCGGGACGTCGGTCGGCAATGTCGAACGGATTCATCGTGTTGCTGAGCGAGTCGAGCGCGCGCAGAAAGACGGGCATCAGGTCGTGGTGGTGCTCTCGGCCATGAGTGGCGAGACAGATCGACTGCTCAAGCTGGCGCATGAAGCGACCAACTCGCCGGATGAGCGCGAACTGGACATGTTGCTGTCGACGGGCGAGCGGGTCACCATCGCGCTGTTGGCCATGGAGCTTCGGGGGCGAGGCGTGAACGCCCGATCCTTCACGGGCCGACAGGTCGGCATTCACACCGACAGCGCTCATACCAAGGCCAGAATTTCTCGCGTCACGGCCGAACGGATTAAAGAAGCACTCGCCGGGGGAGTCATCCCGGTTGTGGCGGGATTTCAGGGCATCAACGCCAGCTCGGACGTCACGACCTTAGGACGGGGAGGGTCCGATTTGACCGCCGTGGCGCTGGCTGCGGCACTCAAGGCAGATCGGTGCATTATCTATACGGATGTCGATGGGGTGTATACTGCCGACCCCAACATCGTGCCGGCCGCGCGTCGACTCGACAAGATCTCTTACGAAGAGATGCTGGAAATGGCGAGCCTGGGCGCCAAGGTCCTGCAGAGTCGATCGGTCGAATTTGCGGCGAAATATTCCGTTCCGGTGGAGGTCAATTCCAGCTTCAAGGAAGGAAAGGGAACGCTCGTGACACGTGAAGATGCCGATATGGAAGGGGTCATGGTGTCCGGTGTGACGGGAGATCGCAATCAGGCGAAGATTACGATTGTCGGTGTGCCGGATCGTCCGGGCATCGCCGCGCGTGTCTTCGGAGCCGTGGCGAACGCCAATATCGTCGTCGACATGATCATTCAAAACGTCAGTCAGGCCTCTATGACCGACATCTCGTTTACGGTTCCCAAGCCGGATTTGCGCAAGGCCGTGGATCTCGTTCAGCGGTTATCGGAAGAGATCGGCGCTCGGTCGGTTGCGGTGACCGAATCGATCGCCAAGGTGTCCCTCATTGGTGTGGGAATGCGCTCGCATTCAGGCGTGGCGGCAAAGATGTTCGAGGTGTTGTCGCGTGAAGGCGTCAACATCATGATGATTAGCACCTCCGAAATCAAAATCTCCTGCGTCATCGAGGAGAAATATCTGGAATTGGCGATGCGCACGCTCCATACGGCGTTCGGTCTGGACCGTGTGTCGGCGCCCGCGTTGGGCTGA
- a CDS encoding MerR family transcriptional regulator, whose translation MGNEPRLGSKVFYKIGEVSKLSKLPAYVLRFWESEFSFLKPKKSRGNQRLYVQRDVDTVLEIKRMLYDEGHTLAGVKRYWARRGRATVKKSGSRKELAQRVRGDLQAIIRLIDSH comes from the coding sequence ATGGGGAATGAGCCCAGACTGGGAAGTAAGGTTTTCTATAAAATCGGCGAAGTCAGCAAGCTTTCCAAGTTGCCGGCGTATGTCTTACGGTTTTGGGAGTCGGAGTTCAGCTTCCTGAAGCCGAAGAAGAGCCGTGGCAATCAGCGGTTGTATGTGCAGCGGGATGTGGATACCGTGCTGGAGATTAAGCGGATGCTCTATGATGAGGGGCACACGCTGGCTGGTGTGAAGCGGTACTGGGCTCGGCGAGGACGGGCAACGGTCAAGAAAAGTGGGTCGCGGAAAGAGCTGGCCCAGCGTGTTCGTGGCGATCTCCAGGCGATTATTCGGTTGATCGATTCGCATTAA